The genomic segment CGGGCGGCGAGCTGCGCCACGGCCGGCTCGACCAGCACCGCCGACAGGCCATCGCGGGCGATCAGCGGCCGGCAGGCCTTGCCGCCGGCCAGCAGCGTCTCACGAACCACCGCGCCGGCAAGCCCGGCCGAGCCTTCCGGCGGATCGACGTTGAGCGCGGCGAGCAGCAGCGGCGCCACCAAGCGGTCGTACAGCGGGCCGGAGCAGTTGATGGTGTCGCCGATCAGTTTGGTGGTCGGCGCCCACAGCAGCGGCATCAAGCCGAGGTAATCGCCGATCGACGTGTCCGGCACGCGGCTATTGGCATCAAACAGCCACAGCGGCAGCTTGCCGCCGCCGAGCTTCAGCCGCCAGCGCGCATTAGCCGGCAGATCGATGAAGTCGAACTCGGCGCGCTCCGGGCCGACGAGGCCCGCCTCGGTGCCGATCGTCCGCGCGTAGTCGCAGGCAGCGTGATTGCCCGACAGCAGCAGGTGATTGCCGTTGTCGATGACGAGCCCGGTCTGGGCGTCGAAATACGAGCGGCAGCGGCCACCGGCCTGCTGCATCGCTTCGTGAACATGGACGGTGAGGCCGGCGCGGGCGAGCCGGATCGCGGCCGCAAGCCCGGAGATTCCCGCACCAATGACGTGAACTGTTTTCGACATCACACGATCGCGTATTGCAGCAGGATGGCGATCTTCGAAGCCTTGCCGAGCTTCACCGGGGCGCGCGGCGCTGCGAAACCGCGCGCGATCAAAAGCTGCAAGATCGAGTAGTAGTACTTGCCCATGATACGGGGAGCTTTCACCACCCGGCGCGGATTACGGTTCATCACCTTGTCGGCGGCGGCAAAATGCGCGAGCGCACGCTCGACCAGCGGCGCGCAGACGCTCGGCAGCGCAGAATCCGCCGCGACCACGCGCGGATCGGTTGCGGTGATACCGACCTTGTGCAGCAGCTCGCTCGGCAGATACAGCCGGCCGATGCCGGCGTCCTCGTCGATGTCGCGCAGGATATTGGTGAGCTGCAGCGCGCGGCCGAGATGATGCGACAGCTCGATGCCGTCGCCTTCCGGAAGGCCGAAGATCCGCACCGACAGCCGTCCCACCGCGCTGGCGACGCGGTCGCAGTACAGATCGAGCGTGGCCTCATCGGGCGCGCGGATGTCGGCGTCGACATCCATCTCCATGCCGTCGATGATCGCCTCGAAGTCCTCGCGCTTCAGCCCGAAGGTGCGCAGCGACTCCTGATAGTCGGCGAGCCGCGGCGGCGGCGCGCCGCGATACAGCGCGGCGATGTCGTCGCGCCATTGCTGCAGCTCGGCGACCCGCTGCTCGCGCGGCCGATCGGAATCGGCGATGTCGTCGACGAAGCGGCAGAAGCTGTAGACTTGGAACATCGCTTCGCGCTGCGGACGCGGCAGGATGCGCATCGCGGCGTAGAACGAACTGCCGAGCGCGACACCTTGATGCGCGGCCGGCTCTGGCGTGGCGTGAACGGTCATGCGCGCGGTGCCGGATGCGACACCGGCCCCTTTCCGAAGCTACGACGGACGATCTCCGAACTCATCGCGCCGAAGCTGGCGATGACGAATTCGATCGGCTTCAGAT from the Rhodopseudomonas palustris genome contains:
- the hpnE gene encoding hydroxysqualene dehydroxylase HpnE, translating into MSKTVHVIGAGISGLAAAIRLARAGLTVHVHEAMQQAGGRCRSYFDAQTGLVIDNGNHLLLSGNHAACDYARTIGTEAGLVGPERAEFDFIDLPANARWRLKLGGGKLPLWLFDANSRVPDTSIGDYLGLMPLLWAPTTKLIGDTINCSGPLYDRLVAPLLLAALNVDPPEGSAGLAGAVVRETLLAGGKACRPLIARDGLSAVLVEPAVAQLAARGPGVQFGHELRALTPAGDRVGALQFGGEDVVTLGPDDAVVLAVPPRPAASLLPGLKTPQEYRAIVNAHFNYAPPPGMPALTGVIGGVVEWLFAFPNRLSVTISNGDRLVDAPREQLAAEIWGEICKIAGISANLPPWQIVRERRATFAATPAQNALRPGPVTQWRNLYLAGDWTDTGLPATIEGSVRSGNRAADLVLAAGRA
- the hpnD gene encoding presqualene diphosphate synthase HpnD, which translates into the protein MTVHATPEPAAHQGVALGSSFYAAMRILPRPQREAMFQVYSFCRFVDDIADSDRPREQRVAELQQWRDDIAALYRGAPPPRLADYQESLRTFGLKREDFEAIIDGMEMDVDADIRAPDEATLDLYCDRVASAVGRLSVRIFGLPEGDGIELSHHLGRALQLTNILRDIDEDAGIGRLYLPSELLHKVGITATDPRVVAADSALPSVCAPLVERALAHFAAADKVMNRNPRRVVKAPRIMGKYYYSILQLLIARGFAAPRAPVKLGKASKIAILLQYAIV